In a single window of the Melioribacteraceae bacterium genome:
- a CDS encoding STAS domain-containing protein, whose translation MLDSFDFSFEIKDDITIVNILLNRATLAKAVTFKEYIGELIAKGSNKLVIDLSKCEYVDSTFLGAMVALLKKVNSINGDLRLVYNKEMPSLVFVLTRMDKVFKVFPNLEEAMESFGGGKPKLQWK comes from the coding sequence TTGAAATAAAAGATGATATTACGATTGTCAATATTCTTCTTAATAGAGCTACGCTTGCAAAAGCCGTTACCTTTAAGGAGTATATCGGCGAATTAATTGCCAAGGGCTCTAATAAATTAGTTATAGATTTGAGCAAGTGTGAATATGTTGATTCCACTTTTTTGGGAGCTATGGTGGCCCTGCTTAAAAAAGTCAATTCTATTAATGGTGATTTGAGACTTGTTTACAATAAGGAAATGCCCTCGCTTGTATTTGTATTAACTCGAATGGATAAAGTATTTAAAGTATTCCCCAATTTGGAAGAAGCAATGGAAAGTTTTGGCGGCGGAAAACCAAAGCTGCAGTGGAAGTAA